In Pseudopipra pipra isolate bDixPip1 chromosome 5, bDixPip1.hap1, whole genome shotgun sequence, the following proteins share a genomic window:
- the LOC135415185 gene encoding uncharacterized protein LOC135415185 isoform X3 — MASEAEPARRRRCCRCCCGQDPPDIPKATDSRRGSLCDRHCSTTINNDLGDLGCHLHRPRGPMATPEECESCARTTLTAENAVEANKLSNNYKFGFKKWKSHVTARPWEERSDIVKELYSDLTALRGPAGSTVTCGNVLYLLLFGWWLSLLHGLVAAGMFLTVVGAPHGRLCWDLAGYFLWPFGKVIQKVEVPKSQEAGAGESSALLGGPTPGRWRLRCWEGTGYWRRVGTAAWLCLGYPVLALSHGLVCVTSWLLIVTIPVAKLSARSATRVLLLPPERVRVRRGRMTEVPLEGEVILCCYRAANPYYYKYSVHGLNVFAVNLLPLVVVTLLLGYLDSHNHLSSSTLKFSLALLSIMPLSYYIGMAIASISAQSTFAVGAVVNATFGSVTELTFYISALLKGSREGSACYAEVVKSALTGTLVGCVLFVPGLCMVIGGIRHQEQRFNSRSAGVSSALLFLSVGGVFAPTLFSKVYGKLVCGECHNVTQNPLGHYLCHNCHFDLMDHNGTLYYSHVQPLVYTVSLLLPAGYLVGLCFTLKTHSHIYDIHVSDCHMPGHHPSPMVHCHCGPTVTGPSVFLLPSSATTPPQCCGGLVPLSLVPV; from the exons ACATTCCCAAGGCCACGGATTCCCGGCGGGGCTCCCTGTGCGACCGGCACTGCTCCACCACCATCAACAACGACCTGGGCGACCTGGGCTGCCACCTGcaccggccccgcggccccatGG CCACGCCCGAGGAGTGTGAGAGCTGCGCCAGGACCACCCTGACGGCCGAGAACGCCGTGGAGGCCAACAAGCTCTCCAACAACTACAAG TTCGGCTTCAAGAAGTGGAAGAGCCACGTGACGGCGCGGCCCTGGGAGGAGCGCTCCGACATCGTCAAGGAGCTCTACTCCGACCTCACCGCGCTCCGGGGCCCTGCGG GGTCCACGGTGACGTGTGGGAACGTCCTGTACCTGCTGCTCTTCGGCTGGTGGCTCTCGCTGCTGCACGGCCTGGTGGCCGCCGGCATGTTCCTCACCGTCGTGGGGGCTCCTCACG GGCGGCTCTGCTGGGATCTGGCCGGGTATTTCCTGTGGCCCTTTGGCAAAGTGATCCAGAAGGTGGAG gTGCCCAAATCCCAGGAGGCTGGCGCGGGGGAGAGCTcggccctgctggggggtcccaCCCCAGGCCGCTGGCGCCTGCGGTGCTGGGAGGGCACCGGATACTGG CGCCGCGTGGGCACCGCggcctggctgtgcctggggtACCCGGTGCTGGCCCTGTCCCACGGCCTGGTCTGTGTCACCTCCTGGCTGCTCATCGTCACCATCCCCGTGGCCAAGCTGAGCGCCCGCAGTGCCACCCGcgtcctgctgctgccccccgAGCGCGTCCGCGTCCGCAGGGGCAGGATG ACGGAGGTGCCGCTGGAGGGGGAGGTGATCCTGTGCTGCTACCGCGCCGCCAACCCCTACTACTACAAGTACTCCGTGCACGGCCTCAACGTCTTCGCCGTCA ACCTGCTGCCGCTGGTGGTGGTGACGCTGCTGCTGGGCTACCTGGACAGCCACAACCACCTGAGCAGCTCCACCCTCAAGttctccctggccctgctctccATCATGCCCCTGTCCTACTACATCGGGATGGCCATCGCCAG CATCTCGGCGCAGAGCACGTTCGCGGTGGGCGCGGTGGTGAACGCCACCTTCGGCTCCGTCACCGAGCTCACCTTCTACATCAGCGCCCTGCTCAAGGGCTCCCGCGAGGGCAGCGCCTGCTACGCCGAGGTCGTCAAGTCGGCGCTGACGGGCACCCTGGTGGGCTGCGTGCTCTTCGTGCCG GGTCTGTGCATGGTCATCGGGGGCATCCGGCACCAGGAGCAGCGCTTCAACAGCCGCTCTGCCGGCGTCAGCTCCGCCCTGCTCTTCCTCTCCGTGGGAG GAGTCTTTGCCCCCACGCTGTTCTCCAAGGTCTACGGGAAGCTGGTGTGCGGCGAGTGCCACAACGTCACCCAGAACCCGCTGGGCCACTACCTGTGCCACAACTGCCACTTCGACCTG ATGGACCACAACGGCACCCTCTACTACAGCCACGTCCA GCCCCTGGTGTACACggtgtccctgctgctccccgCCGGGTACCTCGTGGGGCTCTGCTTCACCCTCAAAACCCACTCCCACATCTACGACATCCACGTCAGCGACTGCCACA TGCCAGGCCACCACCCCAGCCCCATGGTGCACTGTCACTGTGGTCCCACTGTCACTGGTCCCAGTGTGTTTCTGCTCCCCTCCAGTGCCACGACACCACCACAGTGCTGTGGTGGACTGGTCCCACTGTCCCTGGTCCCAGTGTGA
- the LOC135415185 gene encoding uncharacterized protein LOC135415185 isoform X2, with translation MASEAEPARRRRCCRCCCGQDPPDIPKATDSRRGSLCDRHCSTTINNDLGDLGCHLHRPRGPMATPEECESCARTTLTAENAVEANKLSNNYKFGFKKWKSHVTARPWEERSDIVKELYSDLTALRGPAGSTVTCGNVLYLLLFGWWLSLLHGLVAAGMFLTVVGAPHGRLCWDLAGYFLWPFGKVIQKVEVPKSQEAGAGESSALLGGPTPGRWRLRCWEGTGYWRRVGTAAWLCLGYPVLALSHGLVCVTSWLLIVTIPVAKLSARSATRVLLLPPERVRVRRGRMTEVPLEGEVILCCYRAANPYYYKYSVHGLNVFAVNLLPLVVVTLLLGYLDSHNHLSSSTLKFSLALLSIMPLSYYIGMAIASISAQSTFAVGAVVNATFGSVTELTFYISALLKGSREGSACYAEVVKSALTGTLVGCVLFVPGLCMVIGGIRHQEQRFNSRSAGVSSALLFLSVGGVFAPTLFSKVYGKLVCGECHNVTQNPLGHYLCHNCHFDLMDHNGTLYYSHVQPLVYTVSLLLPAGYLVGLCFTLKTHSHIYDIHVSDCHMPGHHPSPVVHWSRWRALVILLLSTLCMSACADLATEHISPILTNSTISQYFIGVTVLAMVPELPEIVNGIQFALQNNLSLSIEIGSCIAVQVCMLQIPILVLFTIFYPTNFTLVFSDLHVYASMFSVVLMNYIFMDGKCDYFQGTVLVMVYFILLAVYFFAPSPSGC, from the exons ACATTCCCAAGGCCACGGATTCCCGGCGGGGCTCCCTGTGCGACCGGCACTGCTCCACCACCATCAACAACGACCTGGGCGACCTGGGCTGCCACCTGcaccggccccgcggccccatGG CCACGCCCGAGGAGTGTGAGAGCTGCGCCAGGACCACCCTGACGGCCGAGAACGCCGTGGAGGCCAACAAGCTCTCCAACAACTACAAG TTCGGCTTCAAGAAGTGGAAGAGCCACGTGACGGCGCGGCCCTGGGAGGAGCGCTCCGACATCGTCAAGGAGCTCTACTCCGACCTCACCGCGCTCCGGGGCCCTGCGG GGTCCACGGTGACGTGTGGGAACGTCCTGTACCTGCTGCTCTTCGGCTGGTGGCTCTCGCTGCTGCACGGCCTGGTGGCCGCCGGCATGTTCCTCACCGTCGTGGGGGCTCCTCACG GGCGGCTCTGCTGGGATCTGGCCGGGTATTTCCTGTGGCCCTTTGGCAAAGTGATCCAGAAGGTGGAG gTGCCCAAATCCCAGGAGGCTGGCGCGGGGGAGAGCTcggccctgctggggggtcccaCCCCAGGCCGCTGGCGCCTGCGGTGCTGGGAGGGCACCGGATACTGG CGCCGCGTGGGCACCGCggcctggctgtgcctggggtACCCGGTGCTGGCCCTGTCCCACGGCCTGGTCTGTGTCACCTCCTGGCTGCTCATCGTCACCATCCCCGTGGCCAAGCTGAGCGCCCGCAGTGCCACCCGcgtcctgctgctgccccccgAGCGCGTCCGCGTCCGCAGGGGCAGGATG ACGGAGGTGCCGCTGGAGGGGGAGGTGATCCTGTGCTGCTACCGCGCCGCCAACCCCTACTACTACAAGTACTCCGTGCACGGCCTCAACGTCTTCGCCGTCA ACCTGCTGCCGCTGGTGGTGGTGACGCTGCTGCTGGGCTACCTGGACAGCCACAACCACCTGAGCAGCTCCACCCTCAAGttctccctggccctgctctccATCATGCCCCTGTCCTACTACATCGGGATGGCCATCGCCAG CATCTCGGCGCAGAGCACGTTCGCGGTGGGCGCGGTGGTGAACGCCACCTTCGGCTCCGTCACCGAGCTCACCTTCTACATCAGCGCCCTGCTCAAGGGCTCCCGCGAGGGCAGCGCCTGCTACGCCGAGGTCGTCAAGTCGGCGCTGACGGGCACCCTGGTGGGCTGCGTGCTCTTCGTGCCG GGTCTGTGCATGGTCATCGGGGGCATCCGGCACCAGGAGCAGCGCTTCAACAGCCGCTCTGCCGGCGTCAGCTCCGCCCTGCTCTTCCTCTCCGTGGGAG GAGTCTTTGCCCCCACGCTGTTCTCCAAGGTCTACGGGAAGCTGGTGTGCGGCGAGTGCCACAACGTCACCCAGAACCCGCTGGGCCACTACCTGTGCCACAACTGCCACTTCGACCTG ATGGACCACAACGGCACCCTCTACTACAGCCACGTCCA GCCCCTGGTGTACACggtgtccctgctgctccccgCCGGGTACCTCGTGGGGCTCTGCTTCACCCTCAAAACCCACTCCCACATCTACGACATCCACGTCAGCGACTGCCACA TGCCAGGCCACCACCCCAGCCCCGTGGTGCACTGGTCCCGCTGGCGAGCCCTGGtcatcctgctgctctccacGCTGTGCATGTCGGCCTGTGCCGACCTGGCCACGGAGCACATCAGCCCCATCCTCACCAACTCCACCATCTCCCAG tACTTCATCGGTGTCACCGTGCTGGCCATGGTGCCTGAGCTGCCAGAGATTGTCAACGGCATCCAGTTCGCCCTCCAGAACAACCTGAGCCTCAG CATCGAGATCGGGAGCTGCATCGCCGTGCAGGTCTGCATGCTCCAGATCCCCATCCTGGtgctcttcaccatcttctAC CCCACCAACTTCACGCTGGTGTTCAGCGACCTGCACGTCTACGCCAGCATGTTCAGCGTGGTGCTCATGAACTACATCTTCATGGATGGCAAATGTGACTACTTCCAAG GCACGGTGCTGGTGATGGTTTACTTCATCCTCCTGGCCGTTTACTTCTTCGCCCCCTCGCCCAGCGGCTGCTGA
- the LOC135415185 gene encoding uncharacterized protein LOC135415185 isoform X1, producing the protein MASEAEPARRRRCCRCCCGQDPPDIPKATDSRRGSLCDRHCSTTINNDLGDLGCHLHRPRGPMATPEECESCARTTLTAENAVEANKLSNNYKFGFKKWKSHVTARPWEERSDIVKELYSDLTALRGPAGEGRGQPSGFGGAASANGSQLCPPIPAGSTVTCGNVLYLLLFGWWLSLLHGLVAAGMFLTVVGAPHGRLCWDLAGYFLWPFGKVIQKVEVPKSQEAGAGESSALLGGPTPGRWRLRCWEGTGYWRRVGTAAWLCLGYPVLALSHGLVCVTSWLLIVTIPVAKLSARSATRVLLLPPERVRVRRGRMTEVPLEGEVILCCYRAANPYYYKYSVHGLNVFAVNLLPLVVVTLLLGYLDSHNHLSSSTLKFSLALLSIMPLSYYIGMAIASISAQSTFAVGAVVNATFGSVTELTFYISALLKGSREGSACYAEVVKSALTGTLVGCVLFVPGLCMVIGGIRHQEQRFNSRSAGVSSALLFLSVGGVFAPTLFSKVYGKLVCGECHNVTQNPLGHYLCHNCHFDLMDHNGTLYYSHVQPLVYTVSLLLPAGYLVGLCFTLKTHSHIYDIHVSDCHMPGHHPSPVVHWSRWRALVILLLSTLCMSACADLATEHISPILTNSTISQYFIGVTVLAMVPELPEIVNGIQFALQNNLSLSIEIGSCIAVQVCMLQIPILVLFTIFYPTNFTLVFSDLHVYASMFSVVLMNYIFMDGKCDYFQGTVLVMVYFILLAVYFFAPSPSGC; encoded by the exons ACATTCCCAAGGCCACGGATTCCCGGCGGGGCTCCCTGTGCGACCGGCACTGCTCCACCACCATCAACAACGACCTGGGCGACCTGGGCTGCCACCTGcaccggccccgcggccccatGG CCACGCCCGAGGAGTGTGAGAGCTGCGCCAGGACCACCCTGACGGCCGAGAACGCCGTGGAGGCCAACAAGCTCTCCAACAACTACAAG TTCGGCTTCAAGAAGTGGAAGAGCCACGTGACGGCGCGGCCCTGGGAGGAGCGCTCCGACATCGTCAAGGAGCTCTACTCCGACCTCACCGCGCTCCGGGGCCCTGCGGGTGAGGGCAGGGGGCAGCccagtgggtttgggggggctgccagtgccaatgggtcccagctgtgccccccTATCCCCGCAGGGTCCACGGTGACGTGTGGGAACGTCCTGTACCTGCTGCTCTTCGGCTGGTGGCTCTCGCTGCTGCACGGCCTGGTGGCCGCCGGCATGTTCCTCACCGTCGTGGGGGCTCCTCACG GGCGGCTCTGCTGGGATCTGGCCGGGTATTTCCTGTGGCCCTTTGGCAAAGTGATCCAGAAGGTGGAG gTGCCCAAATCCCAGGAGGCTGGCGCGGGGGAGAGCTcggccctgctggggggtcccaCCCCAGGCCGCTGGCGCCTGCGGTGCTGGGAGGGCACCGGATACTGG CGCCGCGTGGGCACCGCggcctggctgtgcctggggtACCCGGTGCTGGCCCTGTCCCACGGCCTGGTCTGTGTCACCTCCTGGCTGCTCATCGTCACCATCCCCGTGGCCAAGCTGAGCGCCCGCAGTGCCACCCGcgtcctgctgctgccccccgAGCGCGTCCGCGTCCGCAGGGGCAGGATG ACGGAGGTGCCGCTGGAGGGGGAGGTGATCCTGTGCTGCTACCGCGCCGCCAACCCCTACTACTACAAGTACTCCGTGCACGGCCTCAACGTCTTCGCCGTCA ACCTGCTGCCGCTGGTGGTGGTGACGCTGCTGCTGGGCTACCTGGACAGCCACAACCACCTGAGCAGCTCCACCCTCAAGttctccctggccctgctctccATCATGCCCCTGTCCTACTACATCGGGATGGCCATCGCCAG CATCTCGGCGCAGAGCACGTTCGCGGTGGGCGCGGTGGTGAACGCCACCTTCGGCTCCGTCACCGAGCTCACCTTCTACATCAGCGCCCTGCTCAAGGGCTCCCGCGAGGGCAGCGCCTGCTACGCCGAGGTCGTCAAGTCGGCGCTGACGGGCACCCTGGTGGGCTGCGTGCTCTTCGTGCCG GGTCTGTGCATGGTCATCGGGGGCATCCGGCACCAGGAGCAGCGCTTCAACAGCCGCTCTGCCGGCGTCAGCTCCGCCCTGCTCTTCCTCTCCGTGGGAG GAGTCTTTGCCCCCACGCTGTTCTCCAAGGTCTACGGGAAGCTGGTGTGCGGCGAGTGCCACAACGTCACCCAGAACCCGCTGGGCCACTACCTGTGCCACAACTGCCACTTCGACCTG ATGGACCACAACGGCACCCTCTACTACAGCCACGTCCA GCCCCTGGTGTACACggtgtccctgctgctccccgCCGGGTACCTCGTGGGGCTCTGCTTCACCCTCAAAACCCACTCCCACATCTACGACATCCACGTCAGCGACTGCCACA TGCCAGGCCACCACCCCAGCCCCGTGGTGCACTGGTCCCGCTGGCGAGCCCTGGtcatcctgctgctctccacGCTGTGCATGTCGGCCTGTGCCGACCTGGCCACGGAGCACATCAGCCCCATCCTCACCAACTCCACCATCTCCCAG tACTTCATCGGTGTCACCGTGCTGGCCATGGTGCCTGAGCTGCCAGAGATTGTCAACGGCATCCAGTTCGCCCTCCAGAACAACCTGAGCCTCAG CATCGAGATCGGGAGCTGCATCGCCGTGCAGGTCTGCATGCTCCAGATCCCCATCCTGGtgctcttcaccatcttctAC CCCACCAACTTCACGCTGGTGTTCAGCGACCTGCACGTCTACGCCAGCATGTTCAGCGTGGTGCTCATGAACTACATCTTCATGGATGGCAAATGTGACTACTTCCAAG GCACGGTGCTGGTGATGGTTTACTTCATCCTCCTGGCCGTTTACTTCTTCGCCCCCTCGCCCAGCGGCTGCTGA